The DNA segment TGATCGGCTCAAGGGATGGCATGCCGCCCTTTTTCCCACCGGATATTCCGGCCTCTACAAAATCAGGGTGGCAGAGTGGCGGCCACCAGAGAAAGACCCCATGCGCATCGTATCCGGTCCGGAAGGTCGGGAGAGGGTCCACTACATCGCCCCTCCTGCCTCGCGGGTGGAGAGCGAAATGGAGACCTTCCTGCACTGGTGGGAGGGGTCGCGGCCGTCCCGGGAGGGGATGGACCTCATTATCAGGGCCGGTATTGCCCATTACTGGTTTCTGGCCATCCATCCCTTTGAGGATGGCAACGGTCGTCTGGCAAGGGCCTTGGCGGATCTGGCGCTCACCCAGGGCGAGGGGGTTGCCAAGCGATGCTACAGTCTTTCAAATCAGATTATGGAAAAGCGGGAAGGGTATTACCGGGTTCTTGACAGGACTTCCCGTGGAGATGGGGATTTGACCGGGTGGATGTCCTGGTTCCTTGAATGCTATGAACAGACGATAAAAAAGTCGCAGAAGGTGATGGACAAGGTGGTGAAAATCTCCCGTTTCTGGCAGAACGTGTCCCATATCGCCTTGAACGAGCGCCAGCGGAAGGTTATCGGAAAACTGCTCGAAGCTGGGCCTGGAGGCTTTGAGGGCGGCCTGAAATCCCGAAAGTATCTCGGCATGACCGGGGCCAGCCGGGCCACCGGCCACCGGGATATGATGGATTTGGTCAAAAAGAACATCCTCCGGCCCAACGATGCGGGCGGCCGGAGTTCCAGCTATGAACTGTGCTGGGAGTTGACCGGGAAAAAGGTTTTGTCAGGAGAAGAGGAATAGAACTTGGCCCCTGTCGGCAGGCAGCTCACAGGTGAAGTGGGGAGGCTGATTAAAGCCCTCATCAAGCTGACCACTACCCACAAATAGTTCTGAACAGAGCATTTGGTTCATGATAGCATGAAGGCATGGATCATGGAAGCAGCCATCCAATCGCCTGTGGGCAACATATCTCCCTGGCGGCGATCGCCGCGCAGGCCAGGGATATATTTGCCGCCCAGCCGGAAAAGGGGGAGCATACTTAAGAGGAGGTGGAGATGATGATTGAACAGAATAACAGAGTGACAGATGATGGCCGGCGGTTCCCATGGCTGGCCGGCTACCTGAGCGTCTTGTGTATCTCCCTGTTCCTGTTGCTGGGCAATGCCCGGGCAATGGCGGCGGCCCCGGAGCAACTGGCCGAACTCGGCGCTCCGGTCCTCGATTCCCAGCGCCAGTGGACCCTTATGGTCTATCTGGACGGCGATAATGATCTGGAAAAATTCGCCCTGCTGGACTTGAACGAGATGGAGCAGGGGCTGCCGGAATCCGGGGTCACGGTGGTGGCCCTGGTGGACCGTGCCCAGGGATACGATGACAGCGACGGCGACTGGCAGGGCTGCCGGGTCTATCGACTGCGCCGGGACCGGGATCCCGAGAAACTGGCCTCGGAGCAGATCGCCGAACTCGGCGAACTCAACATGGGTGATCCGGCGGTGCTGAGCGCCTTTGTGACTGGTGCGGTCCGAAAATTTCCCGCCCCTCACTACGGGATAATCCTCTGGGACCATGGCGGCGGCTGGAGCCTCATGGCCATTGATCACAGTGCTCCCGGCACTGAAAAGGGGATGGACAGTCTCAACCTGCCGGAGCTGCGTCAGGGGCTCAGCCGGGCCCTGGACCGGCTGGGGCTGGAGCGATTGGACCTGGTGGGTTTCGATATGTGCCTCATGGCCCAGCTGGAAACCGCCTATGAGCTTGCCGGGCTGGCCCGCGTCATGGTGGCCTCCCAGGCGGTGGAACCCGGCGACGGCTGGCCCTATGACCGTTTTCTGCCCATGTTCGGCCGGGAAACCGCCGGGGTTAAACGGTTGGCAACCAATATTGTCAAGGCCTATGACGACTATTATTCGGAACGCAAGGAACGGGTGGCCACCCTGTCGGCCATTGATCTCGATGCCATCGACGGAGTGGTGGCGGCCGTGGACGGCATGGCCGGGAAGTTGACCGGGGTGCTGGAGCGACGCTGGCCGGATATCGCCCGTTCCCTCTTCTATTCCGAGACCTACGGGGACCGGACCGATATCCGTCGCGACGCCCGGGTACTCTCCAGCATTGATCTCCTGGACCTGGGCAAACGACTGCGGCACGAGATTCCCGATTTCCCGGCGGCGGCGGAGTACCGCCGCCTCGTTGCCGCCATGGATCAGGCGGTGCTGGCCAACTATTCCAGTCCCCGGCACCATTTGAGCAACGGCCTTGCCCTGTACGCGCCGGTCACCGCCAGACAGTTTAATAACGCCTACAGCGGACTGCGCCTTGCCCGGCGATCGGGCTGGGGCAGGTTCCTGCAGGATCTCCATGCGGTGCAACAAAAACATCTTGTCAAACCGAAAATCGTTGACCTGCGGGTGATCGATGCCCGGTCCGGGAAACCGGTGCAGGGCGGGGTTCCGGGCGGTGGTTTCAAGATCGTTGCCACGGTGCGGGGCGAAAACGTACTCTGGGTCCAGTCAGTGCACGGCAAGCGGGTTTCCAACAATGGCGGCGGGGTGATCTTCTTTGAAAAGGGGTATGTGCTGGATCCCGACTTCTACAAGAAAAAAGAGGACGCGGTGGCCGATGTGGTTGATCTGCTGATGCCGGAGTTCAAGGGCCGGGAAAACCAGGTGAGCCAGGAGTATGTGGGCCGTCATTTCTGGATAACCGACGGCGCGCAGGCTGCCCGGGCCACGGTGGATGCCTCCAATCTCGACGATCTCCGTCATGTCTCGGTGCCGGTACTTATCAAACGGAAGAAGCTGGGTGAGCATTTCGCCCGGGTCTTTTTCGACACCATCACCTGGCAGGCAGTGGATGTCCGCTGGGAGATCGACCAGCCCGACGGCTCGGTGGCCTATCGCTCCATCCAGCCCAGACCCGAGGACGAGGTGACCCTGCTCTATGAATTCATTGCCGACACTCCCGGCGGTGTGAACTTCTTGAAGAGCGAAACCCTGCACTGGCGGGACGGCCTGGAATTGCTGATCGGCAATGATCCGCCGGAGGAATTACTGGTGGGGATGCGGGCCGAGTCCATGGGCGGCCAGTCCGCCTTTGCAACGACCAAGATCACTATTCAGCCCTACGACAAACAACAGCAGGGCTACCTGGACAATGCCGGCAAGGTTACGGCGGAGCATCTTATCGGCAGGTGGCGCTGGTACGGCATGACCGGCGGCGCCGGGCAGGGGTGGAAACCCCTGCCCACCTATGTGGATATCTCCCGCTCAAAAAGCAACAAAAAGGTGCTGGTGGCCAAGATCAACAACCCCCGGGATCCCGACTGGCAGGTGGTGCCCCAGATGGCGCTCCTGGATACCCGGCTGGCGCCCACCCTGCGGCTGATTTCATTTGACAACGACGGCAACCCCGTTGAGGCGGTGAATTTTACCTTTCTGGTCTCCCGCTGGGAAAACGGATCGCCGCGCCTGATTCTCAAGTATCTGACCCCCAAGGGTTGGCTTGTTCTCTGGGTCAAGGAGGACGGCGGCCGGCCGCAGCCGGGACCGGCGGCCCAGGGCGGGGCACCGGTGGCGACGCCCGCTGTGCAATCGCCGCCAGCCGGCGGTTACGGCCAGCAGCAGCACGCCCCCCAGGCCGTTTCGCCACAAGGCGGAGGATTGACCGGCTCCTGGCAGGGACAGGAAGGGGATACCCTGGTTTTTTCCGGCAATCGCTACCAGGTCAGCGAGTACGGTGAAGTGGTGGATGCCGGCGTCTTCCAGGTCCAGGGCGGCCGGCTCATAACCCAATCCCAGTTGACCGGCATGGGCATGGCCTACGGTATGCAGCTCCAGGGCAACACCCTGTTGCTGCGCGAAATGGCCAGCGGCCTGGTCTATCAATATCAACGCCAGGGGCAGGGGGGACAGCAGCAGGTATACGCCGCCCAGGGCGGCCAGCCGGGACAGGTGGGCACCACCGGCCAGGAGATGATGTTGCAGGGTAAACTGTGCAGCTATTCCGGCTCCAGCAATTATTACTCCGGGGCCAGCAGCTCCTCCAGTTCCTGGGCCTATTTCGATGGCCGGGGCAACATGCAGTACGGCTCGGAATCCTCCATGTCCGGCGGCGGCGGCGGCTATTACAATGCCTCTCCCACCACCCGGGGACGCTACCGGGTCCAGGGAGAAACGATCTACATGCAATTCGGCGACGGCTCCTCCGGCACTGCCACGGTGTACACCCGGGGCAGCAATGGCAGGATCAACGCCTTGACATTCGAGGGAACCATCTACGCGCAGCAGCTCTGCGAGTGATTATTTTCAGCTGGAGGGGTTCCAGCCATTCCAAACAGGGATCAGGGGGGAGGAATATAAAAAGGCATGGTCGCATGACCATGCCTTTTTTATTCAATGGTGGGCGATACGGGATTCGAACCTGTGACTTCCACCGTGTGAAGGTGGCACTCTAACCACTGAGTTAATCGCCCTGAAAAACGAAAAAAGGATACTCCAGCGCCCTGAAAACTTCAAGCCAATTTAACCGGCCCGGGGGTGCTCGGACCGGTTGCCATGGACAAAGCCCGGTGTCCGGGAAATTTTCATTGTTCGTTGCGGCTATGGCCCAAAACTTGGTCCTGCCATGCTGGTTTGTCCCAAAAAAAGAACCGCCGGCAAGGAAAAAGCCTTGCCAGCGGTTGCGATCCGATTTGCGTTGGCTCAGCGCGGGAGGACGATCCAGGGTCGGCCGGCGCTTGGGCCCTAGCTCTTGAGCGGGTTGAGTTCGTCCTTGATCTTGGCCTTCACATCAAGGCTGTCCTTGATCTTGCTCGCCTGCTCCTTGACCGCGGCCACCTCTTTTATGCCGGGCACGTTCTCCTTGGCGGTCTCCTCGACCTCTCGCAGTCCGTTTTTAAAAGACTTGATTCCCTTGCCGAGACCGGCGCCGATCTCCGGCAGCTTCTTGCCGCCGAATACCAGAAAGGCGATACCAAGGATAACGATCAATTCCGGGGTTCCCAAACCAAACATAATGACCTCCTTCTGGCGACACCGGCGTCCAAGCCCTGGCATCGCAACTGATCCAACGAAAAACTCATCCGTAAAAAGGGTTAGGCGTTGGAATCCTTTTTATCTTCTTCAATCTTTTCCGGCTCGCTCTCCTCGCGGGTGGCTTTCTTGAAGTTCTTTATCCCCTTGCCGATCCCGGAGCCGATCTCCGGCAGTTTGCCGGCGCCAAAGATGATCACAATGATAACCAGAATAACGATGAGTTCCGGCATGCCGAGTCCGAACATAAAAAAAACCTCTTTTTCGTTTATTATTTCCAGCCGTTATACACAGCACCACAAGTCCGCTGCAGCCGCTCTGTATAGAACCCTCTGTAACTGATCACGGCGTCTGTATATGTACATCAAAATCAAAAACAAGGAAACTTCTTTTTCCGGACCGTGCCCCAGCCGCAACCGACCACTTAACTTTCAGCCGCCGGGCCTCATGGCCGCGATTTTCCCGGCAAGTTCGTTCATCTTCTCCAGCACCGCCTCCTCGTCCAGGGTCAGGAGGCGCTGGTTCCGCATTACCACCCGGCCGTTGATTACCGAGTGGACCACGTCGTTGCCCCGGGCCGCGTAGACCAGGTGGGAGGGCAGGTTATAGACCGGGGTCAGGTGCGGTTGATTCATATCAAGGACAATGATATCCGCCTTTTTCCCCGGTTCGAGGCTGCCGATCATCTCCTTGGCGGACAGGGCGGCGGCCCCGCCCACGGTGGCGAGATCCAGGCTGGTCCGGGCGTCCAGCACCGTGGGGTCTTGTGAAAAGACCTTGTGCAGGAGAGCGGCGCTGTTCATCTCCCCGAACATGTCCACGTTATTATTGCTGGCGCTGCCGTCGGTACCCAGCCCCACGGTCACCCCGGCGGCGAGCAGCCCGGGCACCGGGGCCACCCCTGAGGCCAGTTTCATGTTGCTCTCCGGGCAGTGGGCGACCTTGACTCCCCTGGCGGCCAGCAGCTCGATTTCTTCCCTGGTCAACTCGACGCAGTGGTCGGCCAGCACCCGCTCATCCAGAATTCCCAGCCGGTCCAGATGGATCACCGGCGAACAGCCGAACCGCTCTTTTGCGGCCCGCACCTCCTCTTTGTTTTCAGAGAGATGGATGACATAGAGGGCATCATGTTTATCGGCCAGCTCCTTCAACTGCTTGAGCAGTTCCGGGCCGCAGGTGTAGACCGCATGGGGATCAACGGTTACGGTGATCAGCGGGTCCTGCCGGTACATCCCGAGCAGTTCCTCGGTGTAACGGATTCCCTCGGCCAGGGGCCCGTAATTGGGCGAGGGGAAATCATAGAGCACCTCGCCGACCCAGCCCCGCATGCCGGCCGCGGCCGCGGCCCGGGCCACCTCCCTGGCAAAGAGGTACATGTCGCAGAAACTGGTGGTGCCGGAACGGATCATCTCGGCAATGGAGAGCAGGGTGGAATGAAAGACCACCTCGCCGGTGAGCCTGGCCTCTGCCGGGAAGATATACTCCTGCAGCCACTGCATCAGGGGCAGGTCGTCGGCCAGCCCCCGAAAGCAGGCCATGGCGGCATGGGTATGGGTATTGACCAGGCCGGGCATGATCAGGCCGCGGGGCTCGTCAATTACCTCCACCCCGGGATACCTGGCCAGCAGCTCCCGGCCGGGCCCGATCTCGACAATGGTGTCGCCGGCCACGGCCACCCCGCCGTTGTCAATAATGGTCCTCTCCCGGTCCTGGGTGACCAGGTATCTGCCGCGGATCAGCAGGGTGACCGGCCTGTTGCTGGAAATGCTCATTGTCTTTTCCTCAGATGACCTTGAGGGTTTCCACCACCAGCCGCTGGAGCCGGGGTTCGGTCTCCCGGGCCCGGGCAATGATCTCGTCGATCAGGATGGGCTCGAAATTATCCGGGTCATTGACATTGGCGACCACGGATATTCCCAGCACCCGCATGCCGGCGTGTCTGGCCACGATCACCTCGGGCACCGAGGACATGCCCACCCCGTCGGCCCCGCAGTTCCGCAGGTACCGGGTTTCAGCCGGTGTTTCAAGACTGGGCCCGGGGATGGCCGCATAGACCCCGCTGGTTACCCGGGGTATGTTGTGCTGTTCGGCGCAGGCCAGGGCCTTTTCAATGAGGTCCGGGTCATAGGGTTCGGACAGGTCCGGGAACCGCGGCCCCCAGTCATCCACATTGGGGCCGCGCAGGGGATTGTCCGGGATAAAGTTGAGGTGATCGCGGATGAGCATCAGGGTGCCGGGTTCAAAGGCCGGGTTAAGGCCGCCCGCGGCATTGGTTACCAGCAGGGTGTCCGCGCCGAGCAGGGCGAGAACCCTGAGCGGAAAGGTCAACTCCCGGGTGGAGTAACCCTCATAGTAGTGAAACCGGCCCTGGAGCATGGCCACGGCCTTGCCGCCCAGTTCACCGCAAACCAGGTTGCCGGCATGGCTCTTTACCGTGGACCGGGGGAAATGGGGGATTGCTTGATAGGGCAGGATGGCCGGCCCCTTGATCCGGCCGGCCAACTCACCCAGCCCGGTGCCCAGGACCAATACCACCCCGGGCAATCCTGGCAGCCGGTCGCGCAGAAACGCGGCCGCCGCCTCGGCCTGCTGACGGTACTTTTCAATATCGATCATGGGCAATCCCCACCGGAGTGACGTCTTTCATTGTTTGGTTGTGGCTGGGCAAATATGGTCCAGCCATGCTGGTTAGTTTATATGAAAGTCGTGCCGGACGAAGCTCGCTGTCCGGGGAGATTTTCATAGTTGGTTGTGGCTGCGGCCCCAAAATCATGGTCCAGCCATGCTGGTTAGTGTCCGTCCAGAAATGAGCAATTTCGTTCAAGATCAAGGATCGCGAAAAAAAATAACCGGAGTCATATAAATGATATTACGAGGATTATTTTTTGAGCATGACGCCGAGATTGGGCGAAAGGGCCATTTCTGGATGGGCACTAGTTACCGGGCATGGCCGGCGACAAACCGCCTTATCACCTCCGGGTCGGCATCAACCACCCGGCAGCGGCTCTTTTTTCCCTCCAGGCCGGCCAGCCCGGGCGGCAGGGTCAACTTGCGGCCGATGGCCTCTTCCACCACCCGGCCGAACTTGGCCGGGTGGGCCGTGGCCAGGCAGACCAGCGGCACCCCGGGCTGCCGCAGGGCCTGGCCCGCATTGACCCCCACCGCGGTATGCGGATCAAGGATGTAGCCGTATTCCCGGTAAAAGTTTTTAATGGTCGAGCGGGTCTCGGCCTCGCTGACCCGCTTGGCGGCAAAGTCGGCCCGGATCCGTTGCTGCTGCTCAAGGTCGAATGTGAGCCCGCCGCTTGCCGCAAACCGTTCCATGTCCTGCCGGGTCCGCTCCGGGTCCTGGTCGTTGAGATAGTACAAAAACCGCTCAAAATTGCTGGCCAGCTGGATATCCATGGACGGGCTGGAGGTGGCCTTGACCGTGCCCAGGGAATAATCGCCCTGGTTGACGAACCGGGCCAGCAGGTCGTTTTCATTGGTGGCCATAATCAGGGTGCGGATTCGGCCGGCCCCCAGCAGCCGCTTGGCCACGAACCCGGCGAATATATCGCCGAAATTGCCGGTGGGCACCGAGAAGTCAACAGCCCGGTCCTTGTCGCCGGTCACCTGGAGCCAGGCATGGATGTAATAGACCACCTGGGCCAGGATCCGGGCCCAGTTGATGGAGTTGATCGCACCGAGGTGATACCCTTCCTTGAACGGGATATCGTTGAACAGTTTTTTGACTATGGCCTGGCCCTGGTCAAAGGTGCCGCGGATGGCCAGGTTGAACACGTTGTCGTCCAGCACCGTGGTCATCTGCAGTTCCTGGATCCGGCTTACCCGCTTGTGGGGATGGAGGATAAAGATACTGATCCGCTCCTTGCCCCGTACCCCGTAAATGGCGGCGCTGCCGGTGTCGCCGGAAGTGGCGCCCAGGATATTCATCTTGCCGCCCGACTCCCGCAGGATATACTCAAAGACATTGCCGAGAAACTGCAGGGCCACGTCCTTGAAGGCCAGGGTCGGGCCATGGAAGAGTTCGAGGATGTGGTAATCGCCCAGGGTCCTGACCGGGGTGATCGCCGGATCACCAAACACGGCGTAGGAGCGGTCGATCAATTTCCCGAGATCGTTGGCAGGAATATCGGTAACGAACAGGCTGATGATTTCAAAGGCCAGTTGCCGGTAGGAAAGCTTTCCCTGGCAAAAATCCGCCTGCCAGCCGCGCACCGTATCATCGCCCGGAACGGGCAGGGACCGGGGCAGGAGCAGGCCGCCGTCAACGGCCAGCCCCATCCGGACCGCCTCTTTGAACCGGATCGGCTCGATCCCGCCCCTGGTACTGATATACTTCATTTGCTGTCTTGCCCGAGAATAAGGTTGTCGCCCTCCATCTCGGCCGGCACCGGCAGGTGGCGCAGGGCCAGCACCGTGGGGGCGATATCCTTCAGGGCCCCGCCGCTGCGCAGACGGCAACCCAGGTAACGCTCGCTCACCAGGATAAAGGGCACCGGGTTGGAGGTGTGGGCGGTAAAGGGCCCGTTGGTTTCAGGATTGTACATGGTGTCGGCATTGCCGTGGTCCGAGGTGATCAGGGTTATCCCGCCCAGGGCGGTGATTCTTTTCACCAGCCGGCCGAGACATCGATCCACGGTCTCGCACGCCTTGACCGCCGCGGCCATCACCCCGGTATGGCCGACCATGTCACCGTTGGCAAAATTGAGCACGATCAGATCGTAGGGATTCTCGTCAAGCCGGGCAAGCAATTCGTCGGTCACCTCCTTCGCGCTCATCTCCGGCTTGAGATCATAGGTGGCCACATCCTTGGGCGAAGGGACCAGGACCCTGTCCTCCAGGGGAAAGGGCTCCTCGCGGCCGCCGTTGAAGAAGTAAGTGACATGGGCGTATTTTTCAGTCTCGGCGATTCGCAGCTGGCGCAGGCCGTGCCGACTGATCTCCTCGCCGAGAATCCGGAAGAGCAATACCGGAGGAAAGACCACCGGCATGGTGAAATGTTTGTCATACCGGGTAAAGGTGAGGTACTCGGCCAGGACCGGTTGCCGGGCCCTGGAAAAACCGGTAAAGTCCGGATCAATAAAGGCATGGGTCAGTTCCCGGGCCCGGTCGGCCCGGAAGTTGAAGAAGAGCACCGTGTCTCCGTCATTGATCGTGGCCACCGGTCTTCCGGAATCATCAACCAGCACGATCGGCTTGATGAACTCGTCGGTTTCGCCACGCTCATAGGCGTCCTCCACCGCGGCTATCGGATCGTCGGCCATAATTCCCTTGCCATCCACCAGGGCCTGCCAGGCGAGCCGGACCCGGTCCCAGCGGTTGTCCCGGTCCATGGCATAGTAGCGGCCGGAGACAGTGGCCACCTTGCCCGCGCCAGTGGTGGTCAGGGTGGCGGAAAGTTCCTGCAGGTAGCCGGCCCCGCTCTTGGGCGGGGTGTCCCGGCCGTCCATAAAGGCATGGATAAAGATTCCCTCGACCCCATGGTCCGCCGCCATCCGCACCAGGGCCTTGAGGTGATCGATATGGCTGTGCACGCCGCCGTCCGAGACCAGGCCCAGCAGGTGGAGGGCGCCGCCGGACTCCCGGGCCTGGCTGAAGGCGCGCACCAGCACCTGGTTGGTAAAAAAATCACCCTGCTCAAGGGCCCGGTTGATCCGGGTGAAATCCTGGTACACGACCCGGCCGGCGCCGATGTTGAGATGGCCCACCTCGGAGTTGCCCATCTGGCCCTCGGGCAGTCCCACTGCGCCGTCATGGGCATCAAGGGTGGTAAAGGGATAGCGCTTTGTCCAGTGATCAAGGTTGGGGGTGGCGGCCACATGGATGGCATTGGTGCCAATGGGCCGGCCATGTCCCCAGCCGTCGAGAATGGCCAGCAGAATCGGGGATACTTTTTTCATAAGCCTTGTTTCAGATCAAAGTCGCTGCCCGGCACCGGCCTTGCCATGCCGGAGTAACGCCTTTCATTCTTCCGTTATGACGGGCCGGCATTCAACTCTTTTGGGTATCCGGTTCCGGGTCAATCCGGGGTGCATCGTGCCACAGCCCCTCCAGGTCATAGAATTTCCTGGATTCCTTATAAAAGATATGAACAACCACATCAAAATAATCGAGCAGGACCCAGAGCCCGTCCTTGAGCCCCTCGCTGGTGTTGCCGCTGATCCGTTTACTCCTGAGTTCGCCCTCCACCGCCTGGGCCAGGCTCTGGGTATGCCGGGTGGAGTTACCGCTCATGATCACGAAAAAATCGGCAAAGGTGGCCAGGCCGCGGACATCGAGAATAACCAGTTCCCCGGCCTTTTTGTTCAGCGCGGCCCGGGCGCAGACCCGGGCGATTTCCAGGCTGCTCTTGTTCCGATGCACCTTTTTTACATTCTGCACAACTATTCCCCGGGCTCCTTATCGGTAATCGGCTGGGAAAATTTACAGGAAGCAACGATGCACTGCAGGCGTTTACCGGTCTTTTTTCCCTCTTTTTCCACAAGAAACAGGGCCTTGCACTTTGGACAGGGCTGATTCACCGGTTTGTCCCACAGGGCGAACCTGCACTTGGGAAAACGGTTGCAGCTGTAAAAGGGTTTGCCTCGTTTTGATACCTTCTGCACCAGTTCGCCGTCGCATCCCGGTTCAGGGCAGGCGACTCCGGTGGTCCGGGCGCGGATGTGCCGGCAGGCCGGATACCCTGAACAGGCGAGAAAGCGGCCGAAACGGCCATTGCGATAGACCATCGGCTTGCCGCATTTTTCGCAGGTTTCGCCGGAATCTTCAGGCTCTTCCCGGGCCAGCGGGACGATCTTGCCGTCCCCGTCCTTGGTGAAATTCTGGGTATGCTTGCAGGCCGGATAGTTCTCGCAGGCCAGGAAATCACCCATCCGGCCCCACTTGACCACCAGTTTGCCGTCGCACTGCGGGCAGGGAATGCCGGTGGGCACGGCCCGCTGCTTGATCGATTGCATCTCCTTCTTGGCCCGGTCCAGGCTGTCCCGAAACGGTCCGTAAAAATTACTCAGCAGCTCCTGCCAGTTGACCCGGCCCTCCTCGACCTGGTCCAGGCTGGCCTCCATGGAGGCGGTGAACTCCACATCCATGATCGTCGGGAAATGGGCCACCAGCAGGTCATTGACCAGCCGGCCCAGGTCAGTGGGATAAAAACGCCGCTTGTCGAGCCGGACGTATTCCTTGTCCTGGATAACCGAGATGATCGCCGCATAGGTGCTGGGCCGGCCCACCCCGTTTTCCTCCAGGGCCTTGACCAGGGTGGCCTCGTTATAACGCGGCGGCGGCTGGGTGAAGTGCTGCTTGGGCTCCACGGCCAGGGTCTGCAGCGGATCGCCGGTTTTGAGATCAGGCAGGGTCTCCTCGGCGGTGGTCTCGGCCCGGCCGTTCTCGTCGCTGGCCTCCACATAGAGGGTCATGAAGCCGGGAAAGCGGATGATCGAGCCGGTGGCCTTTAACAGATACTTGTCCGCGCTGATCCGGATCACGGTCTGATCATAGATCGCCGGCCGCATCTGCGAGGCCACGAACCGTTTCCAGATCAGGGTGTAGAGGGCCAGCAGGTTCTTGTCCAGAAAGGGGGCCACCTGCTCGGGGGTGATGGTAACGTCGGTGGGCCGGATCGCCTCGTGGGCGTCCTGGGCCGATTTCGAGGCCTTGTATACGTTGGCCTTGGCCGGAAGATAATCGCGTCCCCAGGCCTGCTCGATATAGTCGCGCACCCCGGCCAGGGCCTCGTTGTTGATCCGGGTGGAATCGGTGCGCATATAGGTGATCAAGCCGGTGGGGCCCCGGTCGCCCAGCTCAATGCCCTCATAGAGACGCTGGGCCAGGGACATGGTTTTTTTGGCGGAAAAATGGCGCTTGCGGTTGGCATCCTGCTGCAGGGTACTGGTGATGAACGGTGGCTGCGGCCGCCGCTGTTTCTTCTTTTTTTCCACCGCCCGGACCATTGGGTCGGCCCGGCGCAATGCCGCCACTGCAATCGCGGCCTCGGCCTCGGTGGTGATTTTTGCCTTCTTGTTATCGATCTTATCGAGCTGAGCGGTGAACGGCGGCGGAGTGTCACCCTCAAGCCGCACCCCGATGGTCCAATACTCTTCGGAAACAAAGGCCTCAATGGCCGCTTCCCGCTCGCAGATCATCCTGACCGCCACGGACTGCACCCGGCCGGCGGACAGTCCCCGCCGCACCTTTTCCCAGAGCAGCGGCGAGATCTGGTATCCCACCAGCCGGTCGAGAATCCGGCGGGCCTGCTGGGCCTCGAACCGGTTCCGGTCTATCTCAGTGGCATTGGCAATGGCCGCCAGAATGGCCTTTTTGGTCAATTCGTGGAACAGGGCCCGGTGGATCGGCTTTTTGAGCGTCTTTAAACTCTGGGCTATATGCCAGGCAATGGCCTCGCCCTCACGATCCGGGTCCGGGGCCAGAAAAATCTCGTCCACCATCTTGGCCGATCTTTTCAGCTCATTGATA comes from the Desulfobacterales bacterium genome and includes:
- a CDS encoding purine-nucleoside phosphorylase yields the protein MIDIEKYRQQAEAAAAFLRDRLPGLPGVVLVLGTGLGELAGRIKGPAILPYQAIPHFPRSTVKSHAGNLVCGELGGKAVAMLQGRFHYYEGYSTRELTFPLRVLALLGADTLLVTNAAGGLNPAFEPGTLMLIRDHLNFIPDNPLRGPNVDDWGPRFPDLSEPYDPDLIEKALACAEQHNIPRVTSGVYAAIPGPSLETPAETRYLRNCGADGVGMSSVPEVIVARHAGMRVLGISVVANVNDPDNFEPILIDEIIARARETEPRLQRLVVETLKVI
- the thrC gene encoding threonine synthase is translated as MKYISTRGGIEPIRFKEAVRMGLAVDGGLLLPRSLPVPGDDTVRGWQADFCQGKLSYRQLAFEIISLFVTDIPANDLGKLIDRSYAVFGDPAITPVRTLGDYHILELFHGPTLAFKDVALQFLGNVFEYILRESGGKMNILGATSGDTGSAAIYGVRGKERISIFILHPHKRVSRIQELQMTTVLDDNVFNLAIRGTFDQGQAIVKKLFNDIPFKEGYHLGAINSINWARILAQVVYYIHAWLQVTGDKDRAVDFSVPTGNFGDIFAGFVAKRLLGAGRIRTLIMATNENDLLARFVNQGDYSLGTVKATSSPSMDIQLASNFERFLYYLNDQDPERTRQDMERFAASGGLTFDLEQQQRIRADFAAKRVSEAETRSTIKNFYREYGYILDPHTAVGVNAGQALRQPGVPLVCLATAHPAKFGRVVEEAIGRKLTLPPGLAGLEGKKSRCRVVDADPEVIRRFVAGHAR
- the gpmI gene encoding 2,3-bisphosphoglycerate-independent phosphoglycerate mutase, which produces MKKVSPILLAILDGWGHGRPIGTNAIHVAATPNLDHWTKRYPFTTLDAHDGAVGLPEGQMGNSEVGHLNIGAGRVVYQDFTRINRALEQGDFFTNQVLVRAFSQARESGGALHLLGLVSDGGVHSHIDHLKALVRMAADHGVEGIFIHAFMDGRDTPPKSGAGYLQELSATLTTTGAGKVATVSGRYYAMDRDNRWDRVRLAWQALVDGKGIMADDPIAAVEDAYERGETDEFIKPIVLVDDSGRPVATINDGDTVLFFNFRADRARELTHAFIDPDFTGFSRARQPVLAEYLTFTRYDKHFTMPVVFPPVLLFRILGEEISRHGLRQLRIAETEKYAHVTYFFNGGREEPFPLEDRVLVPSPKDVATYDLKPEMSAKEVTDELLARLDENPYDLIVLNFANGDMVGHTGVMAAAVKACETVDRCLGRLVKRITALGGITLITSDHGNADTMYNPETNGPFTAHTSNPVPFILVSERYLGCRLRSGGALKDIAPTVLALRHLPVPAEMEGDNLILGQDSK
- the rsfS gene encoding ribosome silencing factor translates to MQNVKKVHRNKSSLEIARVCARAALNKKAGELVILDVRGLATFADFFVIMSGNSTRHTQSLAQAVEGELRSKRISGNTSEGLKDGLWVLLDYFDVVVHIFYKESRKFYDLEGLWHDAPRIDPEPDTQKS
- the topA gene encoding type I DNA topoisomerase; its protein translation is MAKALIIVESPAKARTLKKYLGKDFEVKASVGHVRDLPVSKLGVDVERNFSPQYVTIKGKAKIINELKRSAKMVDEIFLAPDPDREGEAIAWHIAQSLKTLKKPIHRALFHELTKKAILAAIANATEIDRNRFEAQQARRILDRLVGYQISPLLWEKVRRGLSAGRVQSVAVRMICEREAAIEAFVSEEYWTIGVRLEGDTPPPFTAQLDKIDNKKAKITTEAEAAIAVAALRRADPMVRAVEKKKKQRRPQPPFITSTLQQDANRKRHFSAKKTMSLAQRLYEGIELGDRGPTGLITYMRTDSTRINNEALAGVRDYIEQAWGRDYLPAKANVYKASKSAQDAHEAIRPTDVTITPEQVAPFLDKNLLALYTLIWKRFVASQMRPAIYDQTVIRISADKYLLKATGSIIRFPGFMTLYVEASDENGRAETTAEETLPDLKTGDPLQTLAVEPKQHFTQPPPRYNEATLVKALEENGVGRPSTYAAIISVIQDKEYVRLDKRRFYPTDLGRLVNDLLVAHFPTIMDVEFTASMEASLDQVEEGRVNWQELLSNFYGPFRDSLDRAKKEMQSIKQRAVPTGIPCPQCDGKLVVKWGRMGDFLACENYPACKHTQNFTKDGDGKIVPLAREEPEDSGETCEKCGKPMVYRNGRFGRFLACSGYPACRHIRARTTGVACPEPGCDGELVQKVSKRGKPFYSCNRFPKCRFALWDKPVNQPCPKCKALFLVEKEGKKTGKRLQCIVASCKFSQPITDKEPGE